From the Melanotaenia boesemani isolate fMelBoe1 chromosome 9, fMelBoe1.pri, whole genome shotgun sequence genome, the window aaattaaacttagatatttttttttatttcttcaattatttttttctttttgatgaaTTAATTTTTACCTTATGTCATTAAAGTCTTTGATGGTCTTGAAACTGTGAATAAAATTATTATGTAATGATAATATAACCTAATTAAAAGACTTGTCATTTGTCTGTAATGTAACTATTTAACATTTATCTCATATTTTCTAATTGGTAAATGCAAATTTGAGAATTGTTTTACATCTCAAAATTAAGAACTTGCTGCTGAACAATTAAAATTCGAGTGGAAGCGCCGCTTAGCAACCGAGACTGTAATCACTTTGGTGGTTTGAAAACAATAAAGCCAGTAATGTAAGTATGCTGAATGCTGAGGTGCGAACTACACATAAACTGCTTTCTGagaaattcatttattcatgttttttatgtaatgtCACATTATTAACTCATTCATCACATTTTCAAAGGATATTTTTCATGCCAGGCCAATAACCAACCAATACCACGATAACTTATTACATAACTAGTTTTTGGAAACTTAGGTTTAAAATGGGCAAAGATATAGAAATATTATTGGCAGGTTTAATGTTAATTGAAATTAAATCAATTCCACCTCATTTGTCACTAGCAAAAGAAAACGTTCTGGGTTTTATCTCCACCTGCGTTATACGTGTGTTTCTGTGGAAATCATGATACTGGGAAGAAAACTAGAAGCAGAAACGTGGATTCGTATCAGAGATTTGAGTCGAGGCGTCAATGCCTCCAGTCAGTCACGCCAGATGCGATGGTGCATTTAGGTGATGCTCGAAAAACTGCTCCAACATCAGATTCAGGCTGGTTTTAAGAACATTCATGTCACCAgaacaagaaattaaatattaaaagctGAATTTTACCAGAGAGCATATATTTTTGTTCTCATCTGAATACTTTCAAATattattgattaaaataatttaagattGCAGAATGAAGAAAATCAGCTTCAGTCTGGATATTTCTCTTCCTGATTGATTGTCCCAAACTTTCCTAAACTTTCTGCATATCATGTTttatctggtttgttttttaacagaaactaaatTTTGAGAATCTGTGACATTGAAAAATTCAGGAATCAAAGAACAAACAAGTATGAAATGCTGATCAACCGGAATTATTGCGTAAATGTACTTTTACTGTCAATGGTTAGCAAGCTCAGTCTGATCTGCTTTTGTCTTCAAGCTACAAAATGATCCATTTTCAGCctaaaaaattctaaatgatCAAAGCGAATCTGAAAATCTACAAATAATCTCTGAAAATGCTAACAAATCTGTTGCAACACTGGAAAGcaactgagtacatttacacaAATGCGTAGCAGCACCTGAATGCAGCACGGTTAAACATTCATGGTGGTGTGTTTTTAAGGTGTGGTCGTGTCCAGGTGAAGTGAAGGTGGTCAGCAGGTGTGTCAGGTGACTCTTCTGCAGATAGaaaaaggaatgtttttatCAATAATGTTGGTATTTTCATCGATAATGCGGTGCCAGCTTGTGTTGCAGCATTAACGATGtggcagcttttcacctgtccagtAGAGGGGGCTGTCCAGTGAGGGGGGTGCGTTCTCAGCAGGAAGGGGGCGTGCCCTATCCTCTGCTGTTTGGTAGACGACTCATTCCAATCCTGTCAATGGGAGATGGGTTGGTTCGTCGCCGTGGCAACTCCCCTACCTTACtataaacacaagaaaacaagtttCTAGACAAACTTAACATACTGTGAGGGGCGTGCCTTAAGTGTCTCAGGTGTCCTACCTCTGCCTATTTGTGCCCTGTTTGGTCTCCATGGAGCTGACTGAGAGGCGGTCCATCGGAGCGTTGTTACCAGGGAAACtcctttttctctttggctccataACATCATTCTGCATCCTCATCAAGTTGTCCAATCGAAGTAGTTTTGCTGTTAGCTCCTCCCCCAGCTTTACTCCTCCGGGATGATGCTGAAAGGCAGCAAGAGACCTCAACATGGGCCGAGCTACATGCTTAAACACAAGGAAATGTTGGGATAAAACTAAATCACATCTCACATCTCAATAGAATGACTGTACAAATGGGTGGGAATCTCTTTCGGTTCTTAACTGCTTTGAATCctacttaaaaataataataataataataataataataataataataataataataaataataataatacattttatttaaaagtgcctTTCTAAACACCCAAGTacactgtacaaaagaacattaaaatgattacaaacaagtacaaaacaaacattaaaacgattaaaaacaataagtacaaaacaagcgAAGTGAACAGACCGGAGTATAAAGGTGCAGGAGATCAGGTATATATGGTGGGGCCAGACtgtggagtgctttgaatgtaatgaggagaatttttaagttagttctttgttttatggagagccagtgaagttgttgcaaGATGGCGGTGATGTGGTGAGTGGTAGGGGTCCATGTAATGATACATGCATAGTTTTcgaggagctgcagtttctggagggatttgttggggagaccaaagagaagt encodes:
- the ostn gene encoding osteocrin — protein: MTKQQSSTVKMQLCSCLVVSWLLSTSLLDCRVHGIRVQHYHVQHHPGGVKLGEELTAKLLRLDNLMRMQNDVMEPKRKRSFPGNNAPMDRLSVSSMETKQGTNRQSKVGELPRRRTNPSPIDRIGMSRLPNSRG